The Pan paniscus chromosome 1, NHGRI_mPanPan1-v2.0_pri, whole genome shotgun sequence genome has a segment encoding these proteins:
- the SLC25A34 gene encoding solute carrier family 25 member 34 isoform X1: METVPPAVDLVLGASACCLACVFTNPLEVVKTRLQLQGELQARGTYPRPYHGFIASVAAVARADGLWGLQKGLAAGLLYQGLMNGVRFYCYSLACQAGLTQQPGGTVVAGAVAGALGAFVGSPAYLIKTQLQAQTVAAMAVGHQHNHQTVLGALETIWRQQGLLGLWQGVGAAVPRVMVGSAAQLATFASAKAWVQKQQVRSWGHLCLSTETHWTEGGHLPPSTRGRPGGGNRWGPASALRVVTLALGTSRSVGSAVNPKAEKELRVAGLGDGWRGLICSPFCSPFSLCVVGSREGTTWVGRELLQGSAPVPSPQWLPEDSWLVALAGGMISSIAVVVVMTPFDVVSTRLYNQPVDTAGRGQLYGGLTDCMVKIWRQEGPLALYKGLGPAYLRLGPHTILSMLFWDELRKLAGRAQHQGT, from the exons ATGGAGACGGTGCCCCCAGCAGTGGACCTGGTGCTGGGTGCTTCTGCCTGCTGCCTGGCCTGTGTCTTCACCAACCCCCTGGAGGTGGTGAAGACGCGGCTGCAGCTGCAGGGGGAGCTGCAGGCCCGGGGCACCTACCCACGGCCCTACCATGGCTTCATAGCTTCTGTCGCTGCTGTGGCCCGAGCAGACGGGCTGTGGGGCCTGCAGAAGGGGCTGGCTGCCGGCCTTCTGTACCAAGGCCTCATGAACGGCGTTCGTTTCTACTGCTACAGCCTGGCGTGCCAGGCTGGCCTCACGCAGCAACCAGGTGGCACCGTGGTTGCAGGAGCCGTGGCGGGGGCACTGGGAGCCTTCGTGGGGAGCCCTGCTTACCTG ATCAAAACGCAGCTGCAAGCCCAGACAGTGGCCGCAATGGCCGTGGGACACCAGCACAATCACCAG ACTGTCCTGGGTGCCTTGGAGACCATCTGGCGGCAACAAGGGCTCTTGGGGCTGTGGCAGGGTGTTGGTGCGGCTGTGCCCCGAGTCATGGTGGGCTCAGCTGCCCAGCTGGCCACCTTCGCCTCTGCCAAGGCCTGGGTACAGAAGCAACAGGTGAGGAGCTGGGGACACCTGTGCCTATCCACAGAGACACACTGGACTGAGGGGGGCCACCTGCCTCCTTCCACACGGGGAAGACCAGGGGGTGGCAACAGATGgggccctgcctctgccctcaGAGTCGTGACTCTGGCCCTTGGTACCAGCAGGAGTGTGGGGTCAGCAGTGAACCCCAAAGCTGAGAAGGAGCTCAGGGTGGCAGGGCTGGGGGATGGCTGGAGGGGCCTCATCTGCTCCCCTTTCTGTAGCCCTTTTAGCCTCTGTGTGGTAGGAAGCCGGGAGGGCACGACGTGGGTGGGTAGAGAGCTGTTGCAGGGATCAGCACCTGTGCCATCCCCACAGTGGCTCCCTGAGGACAGCTGGCTGGTGGCCCTGGCTGGGGGCATGATCAGCAGCATAGCCGTGGTTGTCGTCATGACTCCCTTCGATGTGGTCAGCACGCGGCTATACAATCAGCCGGTGGACACAGCTGGCAGG GGCCAGCTCTATGGGGGCCTCACCGACTGCATGGTGAAGATCTGGCGGCAGGAGGGCCCCCTGGCACTCTACAAGGGCCTGGGCCCCGCCTACCTGCGCCTGGGCCCCCACACCATCCTCAGCATGCTCTTCTGGGACGAGCTTCGGAAACTGGCTGGGCGGGCCCAGCACCAGGGCACCTAG
- the SLC25A34 gene encoding solute carrier family 25 member 34 isoform X2: METVPPAVDLVLGASACCLACVFTNPLEVVKTRLQLQGELQARGTYPRPYHGFIASVAAVARADGLWGLQKGLAAGLLYQGLMNGVRFYCYSLACQAGLTQQPGGTVVAGAVAGALGAFVGSPAYLIKTQLQAQTVAAMAVGHQHNHQTVLGALETIWRQQGLLGLWQGVGAAVPRVMVGSAAQLATFASAKAWVQKQQWLPEDSWLVALAGGMISSIAVVVVMTPFDVVSTRLYNQPVDTAGRGQLYGGLTDCMVKIWRQEGPLALYKGLGPAYLRLGPHTILSMLFWDELRKLAGRAQHQGT, encoded by the exons ATGGAGACGGTGCCCCCAGCAGTGGACCTGGTGCTGGGTGCTTCTGCCTGCTGCCTGGCCTGTGTCTTCACCAACCCCCTGGAGGTGGTGAAGACGCGGCTGCAGCTGCAGGGGGAGCTGCAGGCCCGGGGCACCTACCCACGGCCCTACCATGGCTTCATAGCTTCTGTCGCTGCTGTGGCCCGAGCAGACGGGCTGTGGGGCCTGCAGAAGGGGCTGGCTGCCGGCCTTCTGTACCAAGGCCTCATGAACGGCGTTCGTTTCTACTGCTACAGCCTGGCGTGCCAGGCTGGCCTCACGCAGCAACCAGGTGGCACCGTGGTTGCAGGAGCCGTGGCGGGGGCACTGGGAGCCTTCGTGGGGAGCCCTGCTTACCTG ATCAAAACGCAGCTGCAAGCCCAGACAGTGGCCGCAATGGCCGTGGGACACCAGCACAATCACCAG ACTGTCCTGGGTGCCTTGGAGACCATCTGGCGGCAACAAGGGCTCTTGGGGCTGTGGCAGGGTGTTGGTGCGGCTGTGCCCCGAGTCATGGTGGGCTCAGCTGCCCAGCTGGCCACCTTCGCCTCTGCCAAGGCCTGGGTACAGAAGCAACAG TGGCTCCCTGAGGACAGCTGGCTGGTGGCCCTGGCTGGGGGCATGATCAGCAGCATAGCCGTGGTTGTCGTCATGACTCCCTTCGATGTGGTCAGCACGCGGCTATACAATCAGCCGGTGGACACAGCTGGCAGG GGCCAGCTCTATGGGGGCCTCACCGACTGCATGGTGAAGATCTGGCGGCAGGAGGGCCCCCTGGCACTCTACAAGGGCCTGGGCCCCGCCTACCTGCGCCTGGGCCCCCACACCATCCTCAGCATGCTCTTCTGGGACGAGCTTCGGAAACTGGCTGGGCGGGCCCAGCACCAGGGCACCTAG
- the TMEM82 gene encoding transmembrane protein 82 isoform X2, with amino-acid sequence MFSLPSLPSWLPGLPSLEWGSSLLDSLLQGLIGALGVLVLNSLLKVYFFVGCANDPQRRPEKERLRAQWASLETVHLAGLALFLTVVGSRVAALVVLEFSLRAVSTLLSLGKGSQGAAERLQLYLLCQYSLGCGLTCGLSFLQEGAPHRTLNLLLSLGLATLLGLGARRLHRHVCRLYKLHSSQRYCGVCLGLLAHAHSLPQLLGRALAIAFAVGDLAAVALINQDFLTTSEAMRFWTPLTICYTLLVIYMQEEQRQHPGLQSQVQTVLVRMGGLFVLLLTVGRWLDLLGILVSLLGELWCLVGVRTLLDLCQIQDFPSQRPPVSTPSQPLPSAPQSQSSAPS; translated from the exons ATGTTCTCTCTTCCATCCCTCCCCTCCTGGCTCCCCGGCCTCCCCTCCCTCGAGTGGGGCTCTAGCCTCCTCGACTCCCTCCTGCAAG GCCTGATCGGGGCCCTTGGAGTCTTGGTCCTGAACAGCCTCCTGAAAGTTTACTTCTTCGTGGGCTGTGCCAA TGACCCGCAGCGGCGACCCGAAAAGGAGCGGCTTCGGGCCCAGTGGGCCTCCCTGGAAACGGTGCACCTGGCAGGGCTGGCCCTGTTTCTGACGGTCGTGGGGTCCCGGGTGGCTGCCCTCGTGGTGCTCGAGTTCTCCCTCCGGGCCGTGTCCACGCTGCTGTCCCTGGGCAAG GGCTCCCAGGGTGCCGCCGAGAGGCTGCAGCTCTACCTGCTGTGCCAGTACTCGCTGGGCTGCGGGCTGACCTGTGGCCTGAGCTTCCTGCAGGAGGGCGCCCCTCACCGCACGCTGAACCTGCTGCTGAGCCTCGGGCTGGCCACGCTGCTGGGCCTGGGTGCCCGGCGCCTCCACCGCCACGTCTGCCGCCTCTACAAGCTGCACAGCAGCCAGCGCTACTGTGGGGTGTGCCTGGGCCTGCTGGCCCATGCACACAGCCTCCCCCAGCTGCTGGGCCGTGCCCTGGCCATAGCCTTTGCTGTGGGTGACCTGGCAGCTGTGGCCCTCATCAACCAGGACTTCCTGACCACCTCGGAGGCCATGCGGTTCTGGACACCGCTCACCATCTGCTACACGCTGCTGGTCATCTACATGCAGG AGGAGCAGCGGCAGCACCCCGGCCTGCAGAGCCAGGTGCAGACGGTGCTGGTGCGCATGGGCGGCCTCTTCGTGCTGCTGCTGACTGTGGGTCGCTGGCTGGACCTGCTGGGCATCCTCGTCTCCCTACTGGGCGAGCTCTGGTGTCTCGTGGGCGTCCGCACCCTGCTTGACCTCTGCCAGATACAG GATTTTCCATCCCAGAGGCCTCCGGTGTCAACACCAAGCCAGCCCCTGCCCTCGGCACCCCAGTCCCAGAGTTCGGCCCCCTCTTGA
- the TMEM82 gene encoding transmembrane protein 82 isoform X1 yields the protein MFSLPSLPSWLPGLPSLEWGSSLLDSLLQGLIGALGVLVLNSLLKVYFFVGCANDPQRRPEKERLRAQWASLETVHLAGLALFLTVVGSRVAALVVLEFSLRAVSTLLSLGKGSQGAAERLQLYLLCQYSLGCGLTCGLSFLQEGAPHRTLNLLLSLGLATLLGLGARRLHRHVCRLYKLHSSQRYCGVCLGLLAHAHSLPQLLGRALAIAFAVGDLAAVALINQDFLTTSEAMRFWTPLTICYTLLVIYMQEEQRQHPGLQSQVQTVLVRMGGLFVLLLTVGRWLDLLGILVSLLGELWCLVGVRTLLDLCQIQVGTPIPCVPQTMNPASNSPGASRGSSLRRASCARSLTPVIPNTQVAET from the exons ATGTTCTCTCTTCCATCCCTCCCCTCCTGGCTCCCCGGCCTCCCCTCCCTCGAGTGGGGCTCTAGCCTCCTCGACTCCCTCCTGCAAG GCCTGATCGGGGCCCTTGGAGTCTTGGTCCTGAACAGCCTCCTGAAAGTTTACTTCTTCGTGGGCTGTGCCAA TGACCCGCAGCGGCGACCCGAAAAGGAGCGGCTTCGGGCCCAGTGGGCCTCCCTGGAAACGGTGCACCTGGCAGGGCTGGCCCTGTTTCTGACGGTCGTGGGGTCCCGGGTGGCTGCCCTCGTGGTGCTCGAGTTCTCCCTCCGGGCCGTGTCCACGCTGCTGTCCCTGGGCAAG GGCTCCCAGGGTGCCGCCGAGAGGCTGCAGCTCTACCTGCTGTGCCAGTACTCGCTGGGCTGCGGGCTGACCTGTGGCCTGAGCTTCCTGCAGGAGGGCGCCCCTCACCGCACGCTGAACCTGCTGCTGAGCCTCGGGCTGGCCACGCTGCTGGGCCTGGGTGCCCGGCGCCTCCACCGCCACGTCTGCCGCCTCTACAAGCTGCACAGCAGCCAGCGCTACTGTGGGGTGTGCCTGGGCCTGCTGGCCCATGCACACAGCCTCCCCCAGCTGCTGGGCCGTGCCCTGGCCATAGCCTTTGCTGTGGGTGACCTGGCAGCTGTGGCCCTCATCAACCAGGACTTCCTGACCACCTCGGAGGCCATGCGGTTCTGGACACCGCTCACCATCTGCTACACGCTGCTGGTCATCTACATGCAGG AGGAGCAGCGGCAGCACCCCGGCCTGCAGAGCCAGGTGCAGACGGTGCTGGTGCGCATGGGCGGCCTCTTCGTGCTGCTGCTGACTGTGGGTCGCTGGCTGGACCTGCTGGGCATCCTCGTCTCCCTACTGGGCGAGCTCTGGTGTCTCGTGGGCGTCCGCACCCTGCTTGACCTCTGCCAGATACAGGTGGGCACCCCCATCCCATGTGTCCCCCAGACAATGAACCCTGCTTCAAACAGCCCAGGAGCCTCAAGAGGCTCAAGTTTAAGAAGAGCCAGCTGCGCACGgtctctcacacctgtaatcccaaatactcaggtggctgagacctga